Proteins from a genomic interval of Chanodichthys erythropterus isolate Z2021 chromosome 8, ASM2448905v1, whole genome shotgun sequence:
- the LOC137024528 gene encoding fish-egg lectin-like, translated as MKACQCILLLFSCQFLYTLALDCEVIPGTLKQIDVGLGLVGGVNNDNEVFLYLGNSFVRINGSLKHFTVGPAGVFGVSPANILFKFQSGSFRQIQGGLKQVDAGSEIVAGVTPIDHIFCVNKDANSNGPSGIIPWTQISGRLKYYSCGPYSCWGVNSQENVLLKRNVTGSACGGSAYFDIINGTLSMVEVATDGSVYGVDYQGSLLQRLGVSPSNPAGTGWQVIPVCPNRHKHVAFDLGRLWVICSDGSIRRCT; from the exons atgaAAGCCTGTCAGTGCATCCTGCTACTCTTCAGCTGCCAGTTTCTTTATACTCTAG cTTTAGACTGTGAAGTGATTCCTGGTACCCTGAAGCAGATCGATGTTGGATTAGGTTTAGTGGGTGGAGTCAACAATGACAATGAAGTCTTCCTATATCTGGGAAACAGTTTTGTAAGAATAAATGGATCACTGAAGCATTTTACTGTTGGACCTGCTGGAGTGTTCGGAGTGAGTCCAGCAAACATCCTCTTCAAGTTTCAGAGCGGAAGTTTCAGGCAGATTCAAG GAGGTTTAAAGCAGGTGGATGCTGGAAGTGAGATTGTTGCAGGTGTTACTCCAATAGATCACATCTTCTGCGTGAATAAGGATGCAAACAGCAATGGGCCATCTGGAATTATTCCTTGGACACAAATTTCAGGAAGGCTGAAGTACTACAGCTGTGGCCCATACAGCTGTTGGGGAGTGAACTCTCAAGAGAATGTCCTCCTCAAAAGG AATGTAACAGGTTCTGCCTGTGGAGGGTCGGCTTATTTTGATATTATTAATGGAACTCTGTCTATGGTCGAAGTTGCAACTGATGGGAGTGTCTATGGTGTCGACTATCAGGGGTCTTTGTTGCAAAG ACTTGGAGTCTCTCCATCAAATCCCGCTGGTACAGGATGGCAAGTGATTCCTGTCTGTCCCAACAGACACAAACATGTAGCCTTCGATCTGGGGAGGCTGTGGGTCATCTGTAGTGATGGATCCATCAGAAGATGTACTTGA